Proteins from a single region of Primulina tabacum isolate GXHZ01 chromosome 5, ASM2559414v2, whole genome shotgun sequence:
- the LOC142547418 gene encoding protein PHOSPHATE-INDUCED 1-like, producing MGSHRFFNVNLLILALFSVFNLCFAARILSSTSVQDRQNQLLRYHNGALLQGTISVNLIWYGNFKPSQRAIVSDFIASLSDSGATSSNPSVATWWNGIDKYYHLANSKNPSSLSLRLGKQILDDKYSLGKSLKEEQIVQLASKGEQKNAVNVVLTASDVTVAGFCVNRCGTHGSKSSIVKGKNQKFAYIWVGNSEIQCPGCCAWPFHQPIYGPQNPPLGSPNNDVGMDGVVTVLSGLLAGTATNPFGNGFYQGPATAPLEAASACPGVYGKGAYPGYAGDLLLDPTTGGSYNAHGASGRKYLLPAIYDPSTSQCSTLV from the coding sequence atGGGATCTCACCGTTTCTTCAATGTTAATCTTCTAATTTTGGCCCTGTTTTCTGTGTTCAATCTGTGTTTTGCTGCAAGAATTCTTTCGAGCACTTCAGTGCAAGATCGGCAGAACCAGCTTCTTCGTTATCACAATGGTGCTCTCCTGCAAGGCACCATCTCCGTCAATCTGATATGGTACGGGAACTTCAAGCCATCCCAAAGGGCTATTGTATCCGATTTCATCGCCTCCTTGTCAGATTCCGGCGCCACCTCAAGCAACCCGTCGGTGGCCACGTGGTGGAATGGCATAGATAAATACTACCACCTTGCCAATTCCAAAAACCCATCCTCCCTGTCTCTCCGTTTGGGCAAGCAAATCCTCGATGACAAATACTCCCTTGGGAAATCTCTCAAGGAGGAACAGATCGTGCAGCTGGCTTCCAAGGGCGAGCAGAAGAACGCCGTTAACGTCGTGTTAACGGCTTCCGATGTGACCGTAGCTGGGTTCTGCGTAAACAGGTGCGGAACCCACGGATCCAAGAGCTCCATCGTGAAGGGGAAGAATCAGAAATTTGCCTACATTTGGGTGGGCAATTCAGAGATACAGTGCCCCGGTTGCTGTGCTTGGCCCTTCCATCAGCCCATTTACGGCCCGCAAAACCCGCCATTGGGTTCCCCCAATAACGATGTAGGCATGGACGGAGTGGTGACTGTTCTATCCGGGCTTTTGGCCGGAACTGCCACGAACCCTTTCGGGAACGGGTTTTATCAAGGCCCGGCTACTGCTCCATTGGAAGCTGCTTCGGCTTGCCCCGGTGTGTATGGAAAAGGGGCCTACCCAGGCTACGCCGGAGACTTGCTTTTGGATCCGACCACCGGTGGTAGCTACAACGCTCATGGTGCGAGTGGCCGGAAATACCTTCTTCCGGCGATATACGATCCTTCAACTTCTCAGTGTTCCACCTTGGTTTGA